A window from Nitrospirota bacterium encodes these proteins:
- a CDS encoding PilN domain-containing protein — protein sequence MKGLQDVLAVVILGSLTTAGWWWWESRTIEEAAVRYETAAERTKELNRRFAERMQQDRLTLSPQQIAKITREVTFANQLADKRAFSWARLLSDLEEALPPRVSVSSVRLNFQESTVALHGTAPTLRDLTALVDRLQSHGAFRNATLADHHVQKKREGSTGHARTSGSEGVEFNLTVVYRPAF from the coding sequence GTGAAAGGTCTTCAAGACGTGCTGGCCGTCGTCATCCTGGGCTCGCTGACAACCGCCGGCTGGTGGTGGTGGGAGAGTCGGACCATCGAAGAAGCGGCCGTCCGCTATGAAACGGCGGCCGAACGGACCAAGGAACTGAATCGCCGGTTTGCCGAGCGGATGCAACAAGACAGGCTGACGCTCTCGCCACAGCAGATCGCCAAGATCACCCGGGAGGTGACGTTTGCCAATCAGTTGGCCGACAAGCGCGCCTTCTCGTGGGCCAGGCTGTTGAGCGATCTCGAAGAGGCTCTGCCGCCACGGGTGTCCGTCAGTTCCGTTCGACTGAATTTTCAGGAGTCCACGGTGGCGCTACATGGGACGGCGCCGACGCTCCGGGATCTCACGGCGCTGGTGGATCGCCTGCAGAGTCACGGCGCATTTCGGAATGCAACGCTGGCTGACCATCATGTGCAGAAGAAGCGAGAGGGCTCGACGGGGCATGCCCGCACGTCGGGATCGGAGGGTGTGGAATTCAATCTCACGGTCGTCTATCGACCGGCATTCTAA